A DNA window from Anastrepha obliqua isolate idAnaObli1 chromosome 5, idAnaObli1_1.0, whole genome shotgun sequence contains the following coding sequences:
- the LOC129248112 gene encoding zinc carboxypeptidase A 1-like: protein MLLKYSLILALCLAAVVVSNAERARYDNYRVYKVTASNAKELAFLKKMEDSSDSLIFLEGVHDVNNEIEVVVAPHKLPDFLKALEDNEIDYVLIENNLQAHLDNDEVTQIASRAGGYGWEEYYELDTTYTWLQSLPSSYPGVVTLIEGGKSYEKRSILGVKISYNNGQSQKPGIFLEAGIHAREWIAPATATYIINQLLTSENDTITDLARNYDWYIFPHANPDGYVYTHTTNRLWRKTRQPHGTCYGADPNRNWGFYWNTVGASSNECSDTYAGPNEFSELETLSLSKYIKSLEGKIQLYISFHSYSQYVLYPYGHTNELPDNVEDFERVFNVTVAGIGQRYGTKYTGGNIYDAIYPAAGASVDWAYANVGTRMAFCLELRPGPNSILTGFRLPAEQIIPTGEETLDGLAAMVNEVKTLGYFV from the coding sequence ATGTTGTTGAAGTACAGTTTAATTTTGGCTCTCTGCCTGGCGGCAGTGGTCGTAAGCAATGCCGAGCGTGCGCGTTATGACAACTATCGCGTCTATAAGGTGACCGCCTCCAATGCCAAGGAGCTggcatttttgaagaaaatggaagACTCTAGTGATTCGTTGATTTTCTTGGAGGGTGTACACGATGTGAACAACGAAATAGAAGTTGTTGTAGCGCCTCACAAGTTACCCGATTTTCTGAAAGCCTTAGAGGACAACGAGATCGATTACGTATTGATCGAGAATAATTTGCAAGCGCATCTCGATAATGACGAGGTCACACAGATCGCATCACGTGCTGGTGGTTATGGATGGGAGGAGTACTATGAACTGGACACTACCTACACTTGGCTGCAATCATTGCCCAGTTCATATCCGGGTGTAGTGACTCTCATTGAGGGTGGCAAATCTTATGAGAAACGTTCGATTTTGggtgtaaaaatttcatataataaCGGTCAATCGCAAAAACCCGGTATCTTCCTGGAAGCTGGTATTCATGCACGTGAATGGATTGCACCGGCCACCGCTACATACATCATCAATCAACTATTGACGTCAGAGAATGATACTATTACGGATTTGGCTCGGAATTACGATTGGTACATTTTCCCGCATGCCAATCCCGATGGCTATGTTTACACCCACACTACGAATCGTTTGTGGCGCAAGACCCGTCAGCCCCATGGCACCTGTTATGGCGCAGATCCCAACCGTAACTGGGGCTTTTACTGGAATACGGTCGGCGCTAGCAGCAATGAATGCTCTGACACCTATGCTGGCCCCAATGAATTCTCTGAACTCGAAACGCTATCGTTGTCGAAGTACATCAAATCattggagggaaaaatccaattGTATATATCCTTCCACTCGTACTCTCAATATGTGCTTTACCCATATGGACATACCAACGAACTGCCTGATAATGTCGAAGACTTCGAACGTGTATTCAATGTTACAGTGGCTGGTATTGGCCAGCGATATGGCACCAAGTATACCGGTGGTAATATTTACGATGCCATTTATCCAGCTGCGGGTGCTAGTGTCGACTGGGCTTACGCCAACGTCGGCACTCGCATGGCGTTCTGTCTTGAATTGCGTCCAGGTCCAAATTCCATCCTCACTGGTTTCAGACTGCCAGCCGAACAGATTATACCCACCGGTGAGGAAACTCTGGATGGATTGGCCGCTATGGTTAACGAAGTTAAGACTTTAGGTTACTTTGTGTAA